A single region of the Pirellulales bacterium genome encodes:
- a CDS encoding PEP-CTERM sorting domain-containing protein, with protein MKVKSLALVCALVACAGVAKATQFNLDLPNTSVTLELKLNGADILIPATQAIPITGGAITATDNGSSLSNVLGTGPSAGLLVASPWNVNTLLGNLALTGGHLSIGDLGAGNVVSASPGPFNYSGGNIDVSGLGLVLDGGAGTILGNTFDFGTSPVGFSVPSPTTGSYNGTELIIPTVVSGSTSISLGGSPATLTYTIAGQVAFTKVPEPGTVALAVLGLCSVAPLAVRRLRKGR; from the coding sequence ATGAAAGTTAAGAGTCTGGCACTTGTTTGCGCGCTTGTAGCGTGCGCCGGCGTTGCCAAGGCAACGCAATTCAACCTCGATCTGCCCAACACGAGTGTCACCCTTGAGCTGAAGCTCAACGGCGCCGACATTCTCATTCCCGCCACGCAGGCGATTCCGATCACCGGTGGTGCGATCACGGCCACCGACAATGGCTCGTCGCTCAGCAATGTGCTGGGCACTGGTCCCTCGGCCGGCCTCCTGGTCGCTAGCCCGTGGAATGTGAACACGCTTCTGGGCAACCTGGCCCTTACGGGCGGCCACCTGAGCATCGGCGACTTGGGCGCCGGTAACGTGGTCTCGGCGAGCCCCGGTCCGTTCAACTATTCGGGCGGAAACATCGACGTCAGCGGCCTGGGCCTCGTGCTCGATGGCGGTGCTGGCACGATTCTCGGTAACACGTTCGACTTCGGTACCAGCCCGGTCGGTTTCTCTGTTCCTTCTCCCACGACGGGATCGTACAACGGCACCGAGTTGATCATTCCGACCGTCGTGTCGGGTTCGACCTCGATCAGCCTCGGTGGCAGCCCCGCTACGCTGACCTACACGATCGCCGGTCAGGTCGCCTTCACGAAGGTGCCCGAGCCGGGAACCGTTGCCTTGGCCGTGCTCGGCCTGTGCTCGGTTGCCCCGCTGGCTGTCCGTCGTCTCCGCAAGGGACGCTAG